One stretch of Streptomyces sp. 135 DNA includes these proteins:
- the dapF gene encoding diaminopimelate epimerase, with translation MSTRIAFLKGHGTENDFVIIPDPDNAIELPPAAVAALCDRRAGIGGDGVLHVVRSAAHPEARHLADEAEWFMDYRNGDGSIAEMCGNGVRVFARYLQHAGHIGAGDLAVATRGGVKTVHIAKAESGGEITVGMGKARLSGDDVTVSVADHEWPALNVNMGNPHAVAFVDDLSQAGNLYAPPLFSPAAAYPDGVNVEFVVDRGPRHVAMRVHERGAGETRSCGTGTCAVAVAAARRDGVDPAATGAPVTYTVDVLGGRLVITERPDGEIEMTGPAVIVAEGEFASEWLETAIA, from the coding sequence ATGAGCACGCGGATCGCCTTCCTCAAGGGGCACGGGACCGAGAACGACTTCGTGATCATCCCGGACCCGGACAACGCCATCGAGCTGCCCCCGGCCGCCGTCGCCGCCCTGTGCGACCGCCGGGCGGGCATCGGTGGCGACGGCGTCCTGCACGTCGTACGCTCCGCCGCCCACCCCGAGGCCCGTCATCTCGCGGACGAGGCCGAATGGTTCATGGACTACCGCAACGGCGACGGGTCGATCGCCGAGATGTGCGGCAATGGAGTGCGCGTCTTCGCCCGGTACCTCCAGCACGCGGGACACATCGGCGCCGGCGACCTGGCGGTGGCCACCCGTGGCGGGGTGAAGACCGTGCACATCGCCAAGGCGGAATCCGGCGGCGAGATCACCGTGGGCATGGGCAAGGCGCGCCTCTCCGGAGACGACGTCACGGTCTCGGTCGCCGACCACGAGTGGCCCGCGCTCAACGTGAACATGGGCAACCCCCACGCGGTCGCCTTCGTGGACGACCTCTCCCAAGCGGGCAACCTCTACGCCCCGCCGCTCTTCAGCCCCGCTGCCGCCTACCCGGACGGGGTGAACGTCGAGTTCGTCGTCGACCGCGGCCCGCGTCACGTCGCCATGCGCGTGCACGAGCGCGGCGCGGGGGAGACCCGCTCGTGCGGCACCGGCACGTGCGCCGTGGCCGTGGCCGCGGCCCGCAGGGACGGCGTGGACCCGGCCGCCACCGGCGCCCCGGTCACGTACACCGTCGACGTGCTCGGCGGGCGGCTGGTGATCACCGAGCGGCCCGACGGCGAGATCGAGATGACCGGCCCCGCCGTGATCGTCGCCGAAGGCGAGTTCGCGTCCGAATGGCTCGAAACGGCAATCGCATGA
- a CDS encoding class III extradiol dioxygenase subunit B-like domain-containing protein — protein MLVAAAVCPCPPLLVPEVAAGAAPELHAARAACTDAIGVLAAARPDRLVVVGPAEPSGQGSHAQGARGSFRDFGVDLDVRLGYPQGEAAGRELPPSLAVAAWLLERTRWSTAPLEGLGVGEPLAAERCIRLGGEIAGRADRVALLVMGDASACRTLKAPGYLDERAAGFDEEVGRALGAADVAALKALDAELAHELKAAGRAPWQVLAGAAEGAALSGELLYEDAPYGVGYLVAAWS, from the coding sequence ATGCTTGTCGCCGCCGCCGTGTGCCCTTGTCCGCCCCTGCTCGTCCCCGAAGTCGCAGCGGGGGCCGCTCCCGAACTGCACGCCGCGCGCGCGGCGTGCACGGACGCCATCGGGGTCCTCGCCGCCGCCAGGCCCGACCGGCTCGTGGTGGTGGGTCCCGCCGAGCCCAGCGGGCAGGGATCGCATGCGCAGGGGGCGCGCGGGTCCTTCCGGGACTTCGGGGTCGATCTCGACGTACGACTCGGTTACCCCCAGGGCGAGGCGGCCGGGCGGGAGCTTCCGCCGTCGCTCGCGGTGGCCGCCTGGCTGCTCGAGCGCACCCGCTGGTCGACCGCTCCCCTGGAAGGCCTGGGTGTGGGGGAACCACTTGCCGCCGAGCGGTGTATTCGACTCGGAGGGGAGATCGCGGGGCGAGCGGACCGCGTGGCCCTGCTGGTGATGGGCGACGCCAGCGCGTGCCGCACGCTGAAGGCGCCGGGGTACTTGGACGAGCGCGCGGCCGGCTTCGACGAGGAGGTCGGGCGGGCACTCGGCGCGGCTGACGTGGCGGCGTTGAAGGCGCTGGACGCCGAGCTCGCGCACGAACTGAAGGCGGCGGGCCGCGCCCCGTGGCAGGTGCTCGCCGGGGCGGCCGAGGGCGCGGCGCTGAGCGGCGAGCTGCTCTACGAGGACGCGCCGTACGGTGTGGGGTATCTGGTGGCCGCCTGGTCGTAG
- a CDS encoding M1 family metallopeptidase: MLLTPRITAQRPKALRTPRIAAALIAATASAALVAASAPSPAAPLGIGDPLFPHLGNPGYDVDSYDIAFTYRGDNRKPLDAVTKIDARVTSPLERVNLDFTHSKVRSVEVNGETARFDSTGEDLVLTPSAPVAPGERLRITVRHTSDPVSTKDAQSGWLRTRDGLAMANQADAAHLVFPCNDHPADKAAFTFRVTAPKGLTAVANGLPVAKARRADGTTTWAYRTRHPMATELAQVSIGRSTVVHRKGPHGLPVRDVVPTKDRKLLERWLKKTPGQIDWMEKKVGRYPFETYGILVADARTGFELETQTLSLFERELFTRPEYPEWYVDAIMVHELAHQWFGDSVSPRTWSDLWLNEGHATWYEALFAEEKTKRLMKDRMRAAYARSDGWRAAGGPPAKPKEPAPGQKTSLFRPVVYDGSALVLYALRQEIGRRAFEHLERQWVHMHRDGNATTADFVRLASEVAGRDLGGFFDAWLYGPKTPPMPGHPDWRTGAPEGK; the protein is encoded by the coding sequence ATGCTGCTCACCCCTCGGATCACGGCCCAGCGGCCGAAGGCCCTTCGCACCCCCCGCATCGCCGCGGCACTGATCGCGGCGACCGCATCCGCCGCCCTCGTCGCCGCGAGCGCGCCGTCGCCGGCCGCCCCGCTCGGCATCGGCGACCCGCTCTTCCCGCACCTGGGCAACCCCGGGTACGACGTGGACTCGTACGACATCGCTTTCACCTACCGCGGTGACAACCGCAAGCCCCTGGATGCCGTCACCAAGATCGACGCCCGTGTCACGTCGCCCCTGGAGCGCGTGAACCTCGACTTCACCCACAGCAAGGTCCGCTCCGTCGAGGTCAACGGCGAAACCGCCCGCTTCGACAGCACCGGTGAGGACCTGGTCCTCACGCCGTCCGCGCCGGTCGCGCCCGGCGAGCGGCTGCGGATCACCGTCCGGCACACCAGCGACCCCGTCTCCACCAAGGACGCCCAGAGCGGCTGGCTGCGCACGAGGGACGGGCTCGCCATGGCCAACCAGGCGGACGCCGCCCACCTGGTCTTCCCGTGCAACGACCATCCGGCGGACAAGGCGGCGTTCACCTTCCGTGTCACGGCCCCCAAGGGGCTCACCGCTGTCGCCAACGGCCTGCCGGTAGCCAAAGCGCGCCGTGCCGACGGGACCACCACGTGGGCGTACCGCACCCGCCACCCCATGGCGACCGAACTGGCGCAGGTGTCGATCGGGCGCTCCACCGTGGTGCACCGCAAGGGCCCGCACGGCCTTCCCGTACGCGATGTGGTGCCCACCAAGGACCGCAAGCTCCTGGAGCGCTGGCTGAAGAAGACGCCCGGCCAGATCGACTGGATGGAGAAGAAAGTCGGCCGCTACCCCTTCGAGACCTACGGCATCCTGGTCGCCGACGCGCGGACCGGCTTCGAACTGGAGACACAGACGCTCTCTCTCTTCGAGAGAGAGCTCTTCACCCGCCCCGAGTACCCCGAGTGGTACGTCGACGCGATCATGGTGCACGAACTGGCGCACCAGTGGTTCGGTGACAGCGTGAGCCCGCGGACCTGGTCGGACCTCTGGCTCAACGAAGGCCACGCCACCTGGTATGAGGCGCTCTTCGCCGAGGAGAAGACGAAGCGGCTCATGAAGGACCGGATGCGGGCTGCCTACGCCCGGTCGGACGGCTGGCGCGCGGCCGGCGGACCGCCCGCCAAGCCCAAGGAGCCCGCTCCCGGGCAGAAGACCAGCCTCTTCCGGCCCGTCGTCTACGACGGCAGCGCCCTGGTCCTCTACGCGCTGCGCCAGGAGATCGGGCGCCGGGCGTTCGAGCACCTTGAGCGGCAGTGGGTCCACATGCACCGTGACGGCAACGCCACGACCGCCGACTTCGTGCGGCTCGCCTCCGAGGTCGCGGGCCGTGACCTGGGAGGATTCTTCGACGCCTGGCTGTACGGGCCGAAGACGCCGCCCATGCCGGGGCACCCGGACTGGCGTACGGGAGCGCCGGAAGGGAAATAA
- the miaA gene encoding tRNA (adenosine(37)-N6)-dimethylallyltransferase MiaA, translating to MSSAAPAPRVIAVVGPTAAGKSDLGVFLAQRLGGEVVNADSMQLYRGMDIGTAKLTPEERDGVPHHLLDIWDVTEAASVAEYQKLARAHIDRLLAVGRWPILVGGSGLYVRGAVDHLEFPGTDPAVRARLEEELVLRGPGVLHARLAAADPGAAQAILPSNGRRIVRALEVIEITGKPFTANLPRPESVYDTVQIGVDVARPELDERIATRVDRMWDAGLVDEVRALEARGLREGLTASRALGYQQVLAALAGECTEEEARAETVRATKRFARRQDSWFRRDPRVHWLSGAVADRGELPARALALVERPVTA from the coding sequence GTGAGTAGCGCAGCTCCCGCCCCGCGGGTCATCGCCGTCGTCGGCCCCACCGCGGCCGGAAAGTCCGATCTGGGCGTTTTCCTCGCCCAGCGTCTCGGGGGCGAAGTCGTCAACGCCGACTCCATGCAGCTCTACCGAGGGATGGATATCGGCACCGCCAAGCTGACGCCCGAAGAGCGCGACGGAGTCCCCCACCACCTCCTCGACATCTGGGACGTCACGGAGGCGGCCAGCGTCGCCGAGTACCAGAAGCTGGCCCGCGCGCACATCGACCGTCTCCTCGCCGTGGGGCGCTGGCCGATCCTGGTCGGCGGCTCCGGGCTGTACGTCAGGGGGGCCGTCGACCACCTGGAGTTCCCCGGCACCGACCCCGCCGTGCGCGCCCGCCTGGAAGAGGAGCTGGTCCTGCGGGGCCCCGGAGTGCTGCACGCCCGCCTCGCCGCCGCGGACCCCGGGGCCGCCCAGGCGATCCTGCCGAGCAACGGCCGCCGGATCGTCCGCGCCCTGGAGGTCATCGAGATCACCGGCAAGCCCTTCACCGCCAACCTGCCGAGGCCCGAGTCCGTGTACGACACGGTCCAGATCGGCGTCGACGTCGCCCGCCCCGAACTCGACGAACGCATCGCCACGCGCGTGGACCGCATGTGGGACGCGGGCCTGGTCGACGAGGTACGCGCGCTGGAGGCCCGAGGGTTGCGCGAGGGGCTTACGGCTTCGCGGGCGCTCGGCTACCAACAGGTGCTCGCCGCCCTCGCCGGAGAGTGCACCGAGGAGGAGGCGCGCGCAGAGACGGTGCGCGCCACCAAACGCTTCGCGCGCCGTCAGGACTCCTGGTTCCGGCGCGATCCCCGGGTGCACTGGCTCAGTGGGGCCGTGGCCGATCGCGGGGAACTCCCGGCACGCGCACTGGCGTTGGTCGAACGACCGGTCACAGCCTGA
- a CDS encoding HD domain-containing protein, whose amino-acid sequence MSAEATNPATPVPMTTGGQRRRGRARLDLRRLGRAALLGPATRDRLPDAIGHVAEAHRAHYPDADLEPLRRAYVLAESSHRGQTRKSGEPYITHPLAVTLILAQLGAEITTLTASLLHDTVEDTDVTLDQVRAEFGDDVCYLVDGVTKLEKVDYGAAAEPETFRKMLVATGNDVRVMSIKLADRLHNMRTLGVMRPEKQARIAKVTRDVLIPLAERLGVQALKTELEDLVFAILHPQEYAEVKALIDANAASERDPLGDIAGEVRGVLREAGITAEVLIRPRHFLSVHRVHRKRGELRASDYGRLLVLVNEDADCYGVLGELHTCFTPVVSEFKDFIAVPKFNLYQSLHTAVARPDGQVAEVLIRTHQMHQVAEAGVVALRNPYAPSSEEPSERADDERVDPTRPGWLSRLLDWQEAAPDPDTFWSTLREDLAQDREIAVFRPDGGTLGLPAGASCVDAAYAQYGEDAHACIGARVNGRLATLSTVLRDGDTVQLLMGQDATSGPSSEWLDHARTPGARIAIRRWLTTHPTPAPAPTPSRRRPARQTPVTTPRPEAADAPRPAAASAVVDREGATVRLAGCCTPVPPDAITAFAVRGGVVTVHRVGCPAVERMKEVGRAEVGVRWGDTTECRVTLTAESFGRAHLLADLTEAIALEGVAIISATVEPPTQQRVRHTYTLQLPDAAHLPALMRAMRAVPGVYDVSRAQHPAAAH is encoded by the coding sequence ATGAGCGCGGAGGCCACGAACCCTGCCACGCCCGTCCCCATGACGACCGGGGGCCAGCGCAGGCGCGGCCGCGCCCGTCTCGACCTGCGCAGGCTCGGCAGGGCCGCCCTGCTGGGGCCCGCCACCCGCGACCGCCTCCCCGACGCGATCGGCCACGTGGCGGAGGCACACCGGGCCCACTATCCGGACGCCGACCTGGAGCCGCTGCGCCGTGCGTACGTCCTGGCGGAGTCCTCGCACCGGGGCCAGACGCGCAAGAGCGGCGAACCGTACATCACGCATCCCCTCGCCGTGACCCTGATCCTCGCCCAGCTCGGCGCGGAGATCACCACCTTGACCGCGTCCCTGCTCCACGACACCGTCGAGGACACCGACGTGACCCTCGACCAGGTCCGGGCCGAGTTCGGTGACGACGTCTGCTATCTCGTCGACGGCGTCACCAAACTCGAAAAGGTCGACTACGGAGCGGCGGCCGAGCCGGAGACCTTCCGCAAGATGCTCGTCGCCACCGGTAACGACGTACGCGTCATGTCGATCAAACTCGCCGACCGCCTGCACAACATGCGCACGCTCGGTGTCATGCGCCCCGAGAAGCAGGCCCGCATCGCCAAAGTGACCCGGGACGTCCTCATTCCGCTCGCCGAGCGCCTCGGCGTACAGGCGCTCAAGACCGAGCTGGAGGACCTCGTCTTCGCGATCCTCCACCCGCAGGAGTACGCCGAGGTCAAGGCCCTCATCGACGCCAACGCCGCAAGCGAGCGGGACCCGCTCGGGGACATCGCGGGCGAGGTGCGCGGCGTGCTCCGAGAGGCGGGCATCACCGCCGAGGTCCTCATCAGGCCGCGGCACTTCCTCTCCGTCCACCGGGTGCACCGCAAGCGCGGTGAGCTGCGCGCCTCGGACTACGGCCGCCTCCTCGTGCTCGTCAACGAAGACGCGGACTGCTACGGAGTCCTCGGCGAACTGCACACCTGCTTCACGCCGGTCGTCTCGGAGTTCAAGGACTTCATCGCCGTACCGAAGTTCAACCTCTACCAATCGCTGCACACGGCGGTGGCCCGCCCCGACGGCCAGGTCGCCGAGGTCCTCATCCGCACGCACCAGATGCACCAGGTGGCCGAGGCGGGCGTCGTCGCACTGCGCAATCCCTACGCTCCTTCTTCGGAGGAGCCCTCCGAGCGGGCCGACGACGAGCGTGTGGACCCGACCAGGCCCGGCTGGCTCTCCCGGCTCCTCGACTGGCAGGAGGCCGCGCCCGACCCGGACACGTTCTGGTCGACGCTGCGCGAAGACCTCGCGCAGGACCGCGAGATCGCCGTCTTCCGCCCCGACGGCGGCACGCTCGGCCTGCCCGCAGGCGCCAGCTGCGTGGACGCCGCCTACGCCCAGTACGGCGAGGACGCGCACGCATGCATCGGCGCACGCGTCAACGGCCGTCTGGCGACGCTCAGCACCGTCCTGCGGGACGGCGACACCGTGCAGTTGCTCATGGGGCAGGACGCCACCTCCGGGCCGTCGAGCGAGTGGCTCGACCACGCCCGCACGCCCGGCGCCCGCATCGCGATCAGGCGCTGGCTGACGACGCATCCGACGCCCGCTCCCGCCCCCACGCCGTCCCGTCGGCGGCCGGCCCGGCAGACACCGGTGACCACGCCCCGCCCCGAGGCCGCCGACGCGCCTCGCCCGGCCGCCGCGAGCGCCGTGGTGGACCGCGAGGGCGCGACCGTGCGCCTGGCGGGGTGCTGTACGCCGGTGCCGCCCGACGCCATCACCGCCTTCGCCGTGCGCGGAGGCGTCGTAACCGTCCACCGTGTCGGCTGTCCGGCGGTGGAGCGCATGAAGGAAGTGGGGCGCGCGGAGGTCGGTGTGCGCTGGGGGGACACCACGGAGTGCCGGGTGACCCTGACCGCCGAATCGTTCGGCCGCGCCCACCTCCTCGCCGACCTCACCGAAGCAATCGCCCTTGAGGGCGTCGCCATCATCTCCGCGACCGTGGAACCGCCCACCCAGCAGCGCGTCCGCCACACGTACACGCTGCAACTGCCGGACGCGGCGCACCTTCCGGCGCTGATGCGGGCCATGCGCGCCGTGCCGGGCGTGTACGACGTGAGCCGCGCCCAGCACCCGGCCGCCGCCCACTGA
- a CDS encoding TAXI family TRAP transporter solute-binding subunit, with translation MLQVLPRIGRRRALQGSAAALVVLGLLSWWLFPVGEDSPNGRMKFSTGVRNGVYERYGKLLRTAISQDMPKVDVELLNSQGSPQNIERVATGEADFTIAAADAVEKYRLEGAPEADRLRGCARLYDDYVQLVVPRGSDIQSVADLRGKRVAVGQDRSGVRLIADRVLDAAGLDPETDIEPVSAGIDTMPDLLKNRSIDAFFWSGGLPTTAVRTLSKDMDLRLVQLGHLVERLHKQGGASRYYRAATMPADAYPLAQQGSAVPTLAVANLLVTTDRADADLTAGLTRTVIDSRDHIGDEVHAAQLVDLRTALFTDPLPLHDGARRYYRSVKP, from the coding sequence ATGCTCCAGGTCCTCCCCCGCATCGGCAGGCGCCGCGCCCTTCAGGGCTCGGCCGCGGCGCTCGTGGTGCTCGGGCTGCTGTCGTGGTGGCTGTTTCCGGTGGGTGAGGACTCTCCGAACGGGCGGATGAAGTTCAGCACGGGCGTGCGGAACGGCGTCTACGAGCGGTACGGAAAGCTCCTGCGCACAGCGATTTCGCAGGACATGCCGAAGGTGGACGTGGAGCTCCTCAACAGCCAGGGGTCGCCGCAGAACATCGAGCGGGTGGCGACGGGCGAGGCCGATTTCACCATCGCGGCCGCCGACGCCGTCGAGAAGTACCGCCTTGAGGGCGCGCCCGAGGCGGACCGCCTGCGCGGCTGCGCACGCCTCTACGACGACTACGTCCAGCTGGTGGTGCCCCGGGGCTCCGACATCCAGTCCGTGGCAGATCTGCGGGGCAAGCGGGTGGCGGTGGGGCAGGACCGCTCGGGCGTGCGGCTGATAGCGGACAGGGTGCTGGACGCCGCGGGCCTCGATCCGGAGACGGACATCGAGCCGGTGTCCGCGGGCATCGACACCATGCCGGACCTCCTGAAGAACCGCTCCATCGATGCCTTCTTCTGGTCGGGCGGGCTGCCGACCACCGCTGTGCGCACGCTCTCCAAGGACATGGACCTCCGCCTCGTCCAGCTCGGCCACCTCGTCGAGAGGCTGCACAAGCAGGGCGGCGCCTCGCGCTACTACCGGGCCGCGACGATGCCGGCCGACGCCTACCCCCTCGCCCAGCAGGGGTCCGCCGTGCCCACCCTGGCGGTCGCGAACCTTCTGGTCACGACCGACCGGGCCGATGCCGACCTGACCGCCGGGCTGACCCGCACCGTGATCGACAGTCGCGACCACATCGGCGATGAGGTGCATGCGGCCCAGCTGGTCGATCTACGGACCGCCCTGTTCACCGATCCCCTCCCGCTGCACGACGGGGCGCGCCGCTACTACCGCTCGGTCAAACCGTGA
- a CDS encoding HAMP domain-containing sensor histidine kinase, whose translation MRSRLLPLLIVLMAGVLLALGFPLAVSVAAAQQQKVIVDRIDDTARFASLAQFVTKRPTGSRVKSGTDERRETLQKELDDYYEVYGIRAGVFYRDDDPMAHAPASWYLPSKGDVRRAFQEALRSRGSHDPEQVWPWQRGRLAVASPVIRDGDVIAVVVTDSPTGRMRSKTLQGWLLIAAGESAAMLLAVGAALRLTGWVLRPVRVLDATTHDIATGRLKSRVAAAGGPPELRRLARSFNEMADHVEDVLEQQRAFVADASHQLRNPLSALLLRIELLALELPEGNEEIASVRTEGKRLAQVLDDLLGLALAEHAAADLRLTDIGELAAERVAAWRPLADERGVRLTGDCPATTGWADPVALSSALDAVIDNALKFTPEGGPVHVTVSSSNGTTTVVVTDSGPGLTDDELARVGDRFWRSNRHQNVQGSGLGLSISRALLTAGGGSIAYARNEPHGLKVTVSVPRSGPSAAS comes from the coding sequence GTGCGCTCCCGCCTCCTCCCGCTGCTGATCGTCCTCATGGCGGGCGTCCTGCTCGCGCTCGGGTTCCCGCTGGCCGTCAGTGTCGCGGCGGCGCAGCAGCAGAAGGTGATCGTCGACCGGATCGACGACACGGCGCGGTTCGCCTCCCTCGCGCAGTTCGTCACCAAACGCCCCACGGGCTCCCGGGTGAAGAGTGGCACGGACGAGCGCCGCGAGACGCTGCAGAAGGAACTCGACGACTACTACGAGGTCTACGGCATCAGAGCGGGTGTCTTCTACCGCGACGACGACCCCATGGCCCACGCCCCGGCCTCCTGGTACCTGCCCTCCAAGGGGGATGTCCGCCGAGCCTTCCAGGAGGCCCTGCGCTCCCGCGGCAGCCATGACCCCGAGCAGGTCTGGCCGTGGCAGCGCGGCCGCCTCGCCGTCGCGTCCCCGGTGATCAGGGACGGGGACGTGATCGCCGTGGTGGTCACCGACTCGCCCACGGGACGCATGCGTTCGAAGACGCTCCAGGGCTGGCTGCTCATCGCCGCGGGCGAATCGGCGGCCATGCTCCTGGCCGTGGGAGCGGCCCTGCGCCTCACCGGCTGGGTGCTGCGCCCGGTACGGGTCCTGGACGCCACCACGCACGACATAGCGACCGGACGCCTCAAGTCACGTGTCGCCGCCGCGGGCGGGCCACCGGAACTCAGACGCCTCGCCCGGTCGTTCAACGAGATGGCCGACCACGTGGAGGACGTGCTGGAACAGCAGCGTGCCTTCGTCGCCGATGCCTCGCACCAGCTGCGCAACCCTCTCTCCGCCCTGCTGCTCCGCATCGAACTCCTCGCCCTCGAACTGCCCGAGGGCAACGAGGAGATCGCCTCCGTCCGCACCGAGGGCAAGCGCCTGGCCCAGGTCCTCGACGACCTGCTCGGCCTGGCGCTCGCCGAGCACGCGGCGGCCGACCTGCGCCTCACGGACATCGGCGAGCTGGCGGCCGAGCGCGTCGCAGCCTGGCGGCCGCTCGCCGACGAGCGGGGCGTACGGCTCACGGGCGACTGCCCGGCGACCACCGGCTGGGCCGACCCGGTCGCCCTCTCCAGCGCGCTGGACGCGGTGATCGACAACGCCCTGAAGTTCACCCCCGAGGGAGGGCCGGTCCACGTGACGGTCTCCTCCAGCAACGGAACGACGACCGTGGTGGTCACCGACAGCGGGCCCGGTCTCACCGACGACGAGCTGGCGCGCGTCGGCGACCGCTTCTGGCGCAGCAACCGCCACCAGAACGTGCAGGGCTCGGGGCTCGGCCTGTCCATCTCGCGGGCCCTGCTCACGGCCGGCGGCGGCTCCATCGCGTACGCGCGGAACGAACCGCATGGACTGAAGGTGACCGTCAGCGTCCCCCGTAGCGGGCCGTCAGCGGCCTCCTGA
- the miaB gene encoding tRNA (N6-isopentenyl adenosine(37)-C2)-methylthiotransferase MiaB, whose translation MSAKTYEVRTYGCQMNVHDSERLSGLLEDAGYERAPEGADGDADVVVFNTCAVRENADNRLYGNLGRLAPMKTKRPGMQIAVGGCLAQKDRDTIVKKAPWVDVVFGTHNIGKLPVLLERARVQEEAQVEIAESLEAFPSTLPTRRESAYAAWVSISVGCNNTCTFCIVPALRGKEKDRRTGDILAEIEALVGEGVSEITLLGQNVNAYGSDIGDREAFSKLLRACGKIEGLERVRFTSPHPRDFTDDVIAAMAETPNVMPQLHMPLQSGSDPVLKAMRRSYRQDRFLGIIEKVRAAMPDAAISTDIIVGFPGETEEDFEQTMHVVREARFANAFTFQYSKRPGTPAATMEGQIPKEVVQSRYERLVALQEEISWEENKKQVGRTLELMVAEGEGRKDGATHRLSGRAPDNRLVHFTKPDTEVRPGDVVTVEITYAAPHHLLAEGTVLNVRPTRAGDAWEKRNTEAAAKPAGVMLGLPKIGAPAPLPVATGSGCGCD comes from the coding sequence ATGAGCGCGAAGACTTACGAGGTGCGCACCTACGGGTGCCAGATGAACGTCCATGACTCCGAGCGGCTCTCCGGGCTGCTGGAGGACGCCGGCTACGAACGTGCGCCCGAAGGAGCCGACGGCGACGCCGACGTCGTCGTCTTCAACACGTGCGCCGTGCGCGAGAACGCCGACAACCGCCTGTACGGCAATCTCGGCCGCCTGGCCCCGATGAAGACGAAGCGTCCCGGGATGCAGATCGCCGTCGGCGGCTGCCTCGCCCAGAAGGACCGCGACACCATCGTCAAGAAGGCGCCCTGGGTCGACGTCGTCTTCGGCACGCACAACATCGGCAAGCTGCCGGTCCTCCTGGAGCGCGCCCGCGTCCAGGAAGAGGCACAGGTCGAGATCGCCGAGTCGCTCGAAGCCTTCCCGTCCACGCTGCCGACCCGGCGCGAGAGCGCGTACGCCGCGTGGGTCTCCATCTCCGTCGGCTGCAACAACACCTGCACCTTCTGCATCGTCCCCGCCCTGCGCGGCAAGGAGAAGGACCGCAGGACCGGCGACATCCTCGCGGAGATCGAGGCACTCGTCGGCGAGGGCGTCAGCGAGATCACCCTCCTCGGGCAGAACGTGAACGCGTACGGCTCCGACATCGGCGACCGAGAGGCCTTCAGCAAGCTGCTGCGCGCCTGCGGGAAGATCGAGGGCCTGGAGCGCGTGCGCTTCACCTCACCGCACCCCCGCGACTTCACCGACGACGTGATCGCCGCGATGGCCGAGACGCCGAACGTGATGCCGCAGCTCCACATGCCGTTGCAGTCCGGTTCGGACCCCGTCCTGAAGGCGATGCGCCGCTCGTACCGCCAGGACCGCTTCCTGGGGATCATCGAGAAGGTCCGCGCCGCCATGCCGGACGCGGCGATCTCCACCGACATCATCGTGGGCTTCCCCGGCGAGACCGAGGAGGACTTCGAGCAGACGATGCACGTGGTCCGCGAGGCCCGCTTCGCCAACGCCTTCACCTTCCAGTACTCCAAGCGCCCCGGGACCCCGGCCGCGACCATGGAGGGACAGATCCCCAAGGAGGTCGTCCAGTCGCGCTACGAGCGCCTGGTGGCCCTCCAGGAGGAGATCTCCTGGGAGGAGAACAAGAAGCAGGTCGGCCGCACCCTGGAGCTGATGGTCGCCGAGGGCGAGGGCCGCAAGGACGGCGCCACGCACCGCCTCTCCGGCCGCGCCCCCGACAACCGCCTGGTGCACTTCACCAAGCCGGACACCGAGGTGCGCCCCGGTGACGTCGTGACGGTCGAGATCACCTACGCCGCCCCGCACCACCTGCTCGCCGAGGGCACCGTGCTGAACGTGCGCCCCACGCGCGCGGGTGACGCCTGGGAGAAGCGCAACACCGAAGCGGCCGCGAAGCCCGCGGGCGTCATGCTGGGCCTGCCGAAGATCGGCGCTCCCGCGCCGCTGCCGGTGGCGACGGGGAGCGGCTGCGGCTGCGACTGA
- a CDS encoding antitoxin, whose translation MGFLDRMKAKLAPAKDKVSDLAQQHGDKIDHGLEKAAKVVDKKTKGKYSDKIQAGTGKAKDAVDRLAAQDQGKGKDDGGSATPPPSAPPTPPPAP comes from the coding sequence ATGGGCTTCCTGGACCGCATGAAAGCCAAGCTCGCCCCTGCCAAGGACAAGGTCTCGGACCTCGCGCAGCAGCATGGGGACAAGATCGACCACGGTCTGGAGAAGGCCGCGAAGGTGGTCGACAAGAAGACCAAGGGCAAGTACAGCGACAAGATCCAGGCGGGCACGGGCAAGGCGAAGGACGCCGTCGACCGTCTCGCCGCGCAGGACCAGGGCAAGGGCAAGGACGACGGCGGCAGCGCAACTCCGCCGCCGTCGGCGCCTCCGACGCCCCCTCCGGCTCCCTGA